DNA from Spartobacteria bacterium:
TTTTCTACCCGAGATGGGTGAAAAGATCATCGCCGACATCGTGACCCTGGACCTCCAACGACTGCGCCGGAACCTGACCAAGACGAAGAGTTTCAGAACCGGAAAGACGCTCTCAGCACAGACCCAGAAGCACGTTCTGGCGCTGCTCAAACGGATGCTCAGGTGGGCGGCTACTGAACATAATGAAAGCATCTCTCACATTGATTTCAAAGAAGTTTTTAAGAGAATCGAGGTCGATAACGAAAAGACCGAGATGATGACTGAAGATCAAGCCGCCGCGTATTTCAAAGCGCTGGATGAAGAGCCAGACCAAGACGATGCTGCATATTTCCGCCTCATGATCCTGACAGGTATTCGCAAGACCGCTCTACTCAATCTCAAGTGGGAAGACATTGATTTTGAAAAAGGATTTCTGACCCTTCGCCGCGAAGTGGCGAAAAAAAAGAAAGAATCAAAGATCCCCCTTAGTCCTGGCGCGATTGACGTATTGAAGGGCATCACGCGGAAGGATAGCGCCTATGTATGGCCAAGCGCAGACGGCGGCCCTAGAGAGGGCTTCACGCGCATGGCGCGGAGGCTTAGAGACAAGGCCGGA
Protein-coding regions in this window:
- a CDS encoding site-specific integrase; protein product: MAKRIKTEYPGVVYLESTSKTGKTEKVFYIFYRRDGKQIEEKVGRSIRDNMTAAKANRIRSERIEGRQLPNTERRAQELAAKEAEAGRWSVGRIWTAYNDTHKERACAKPDRSYASYFLPEMGEKIIADIVTLDLQRLRRNLTKTKSFRTGKTLSAQTQKHVLALLKRMLRWAATEHNESISHIDFKEVFKRIEVDNEKTEMMTEDQAAAYFKALDEEPDQDDAAYFRLMILTGIRKTALLNLKWEDIDFEKGFLTLRREVAKKKKESKIPLSPGAIDVLKGITRKDSAYVWPSADGGPREGFTRMARRLRDKAGLTKDFRPCHGLRHHFASALVSSGEVTIYAVQKLLTHSNVSMTSRYAHLNDDALKQAVSVADEAVKVRKKAKVSEINGEE